In the genome of Candidatus Microbacterium phytovorans, one region contains:
- the cls gene encoding cardiolipin synthase encodes MLSITFDWNWTWWVFVVLAFDITVRVLAIIVIPRNRRPTAAMAWLLAIYFIPIIGILLFLLIGNPRLPRVRRKKQRQINDYIRETSKGLDFGTLRPNAPEWFRSLVTLNRNLGALPIAGDNGATLIAGYQESLDAMAAAIGEAQHYVHVEFYILQADAATDGIFRAMEEAAGRGVVVRVLMDHWANRSKPFYKETLRRLDAMGAHWRLMLPVQPLRGKYQRPDLRNHRKLLVVDGAVAFMGSQNVTDSTYNLRKNIKRGLHWVDMMARIDGPVVASVNAVFLSDWYSETDEIVEGIELFDVRRGTGDLDCQVIPSGPGFEFQNNLKLFMGLLFAAQRKIIIVSPYFVPDEGLLLAIQTACQRGIHVELFVSEEGDQAMVYHAQRSYYEALLRAGVKIWMYKRPYILHSKSMSIDDEVAVVGSSNMDMRSFGLNLEMSLLVRGEEFVQQLRAVEDQYRDDSRELTLAEWREQPLRSTVLDNLARLTSALQ; translated from the coding sequence TTGCTGAGCATCACATTCGACTGGAACTGGACCTGGTGGGTCTTCGTCGTGCTCGCCTTCGACATCACCGTGCGCGTCCTGGCGATCATCGTGATTCCTCGCAACCGGCGCCCGACGGCCGCGATGGCCTGGCTGCTGGCGATCTACTTCATCCCGATCATCGGCATCCTGCTCTTCCTCCTCATCGGCAACCCGCGTCTGCCCCGCGTGCGGCGCAAGAAGCAGCGGCAGATCAACGACTACATCCGTGAGACGAGCAAGGGGCTCGACTTCGGCACGCTCCGGCCCAACGCGCCCGAGTGGTTCCGCTCCCTCGTCACCCTCAACCGCAACCTCGGCGCCCTGCCGATCGCGGGTGACAACGGGGCGACTCTGATCGCCGGCTATCAGGAGAGCCTCGACGCTATGGCCGCCGCGATCGGCGAAGCCCAGCACTACGTGCACGTCGAGTTCTACATCCTGCAGGCCGACGCCGCGACCGACGGCATCTTCCGGGCGATGGAGGAAGCGGCCGGCCGCGGCGTCGTCGTGCGCGTGCTCATGGACCACTGGGCCAATCGCAGCAAGCCCTTCTACAAGGAGACCCTGCGCCGCCTCGACGCGATGGGCGCGCACTGGCGGCTCATGCTTCCCGTCCAGCCGCTGCGCGGCAAGTACCAGCGGCCCGACCTCCGCAATCACCGCAAGCTCCTCGTCGTCGACGGCGCCGTCGCGTTCATGGGCTCCCAGAACGTGACCGACTCGACGTACAACCTGCGTAAGAACATCAAGCGCGGACTGCACTGGGTCGACATGATGGCGCGCATCGACGGGCCGGTCGTGGCATCCGTCAACGCGGTGTTCCTGAGTGACTGGTACAGCGAGACCGACGAGATCGTCGAGGGGATCGAACTGTTCGATGTGCGCCGCGGCACCGGCGACCTCGACTGCCAGGTCATCCCGTCCGGCCCCGGCTTCGAGTTCCAGAACAACCTCAAGCTGTTCATGGGGCTGCTGTTCGCGGCGCAGCGGAAGATCATCATCGTGAGCCCCTACTTCGTGCCCGACGAAGGCCTCCTGCTGGCCATCCAGACGGCGTGCCAGCGCGGCATCCACGTCGAGCTGTTCGTGTCCGAAGAGGGCGATCAGGCGATGGTGTACCACGCGCAACGCAGCTACTACGAGGCGCTCCTGCGAGCCGGGGTCAAGATCTGGATGTACAAGCGCCCGTACATCCTCCACTCCAAGTCGATGTCGATCGACGACGAGGTGGCCGTCGTCGGCTCCAGCAACATGGACATGCGTTCGTTCGGCCTGAACCTCGAGATGTCCCTCCTCGTGCGGGGAGAGGAGTTCGTGCAGCAGCTGCGCGCCGTCGAAGACCAGTACCGCGACGACTCGCGTGAGCTCACTCTGGCGGAGTGGCGCGAGCAGCCGCTCCGTTCCACGGTGCTCGACAACCTCGCGCGGCTGACGTCCGCGCTGCAGTGA
- a CDS encoding ATP-dependent Clp protease ATP-binding subunit, which translates to MFERFTDRARRVVVLAQEEAKMLNHNYIGTEHILLGLIHEGEGVAAKALESLGISLDAVREQVQDIIGQGQQQPTGHIPFTPRAKKVLELSLREALQLGHNYIGTEHILLGLIREGEGVAAQVLVKLGADLNKVRQQVIQLLSGYQGKEPAGVSAGAGEQNQPAAQGGSAVLDQFGRNLTQAARDNKLDPVIGREKEIERVMQILSRRSKNNPVLIGEPGVGKTAVVEGLAQAIVKGDVPETLKDKQVYSLDLGSLIAGSRYRGDFEERLKKVTKEIRTRGDIIVFIDEIHTLVGAGAAEGAIDAASILKPLLARGELQTIGATTLDEYRKHFEKDAALERRFQPIQVAEPSLPHAINILKGLRDRYEAHHKVQITDGAIVAAANLADRYISDRFLPDKAIDLIDEAGARLRLSILSSPPELREFDEKIAKVREDKERASEDQDFEKAASLRDEEKSLLAERLRLEKQWRSGDVASHAVVDEGLIAEVLAQATGIPVFKLTEEETSRLMFMEKALHQRVIGQEEAIAALSKTIRRQRAGLKDPKRPSGSFIFAGPTGVGKTELAKALAEFLFDDEGALISLDMSEYGEKHTVSRLFGAPPGFVGFEEGGQLTEKVRRKPFSVVLFDEIEKAHPDIFNSLLQILEEGRLTDGQGRVVDFKNTVIIMTTNLGSSAIAGGPVGFQVEGNAQTSYERMKGKVDEELKRHFKPEFLNRLDDIIVFPQLSKDELRQIVGLFTKRLSERLLDRDMTVELSDAAKDRLIEIGFDPTLGARPLRRAMQREVEDKLSEKILHGELNSGDHVKVGAENGQFTFEHGPRGEKVAIGVGAAGEISATPDIAASA; encoded by the coding sequence ATGTTCGAGAGATTCACGGACCGTGCCCGTCGTGTGGTTGTGCTCGCCCAGGAAGAGGCGAAGATGCTCAACCACAACTACATCGGAACCGAGCACATCCTGCTGGGCCTGATCCATGAGGGCGAGGGCGTCGCAGCGAAGGCGCTCGAGAGTCTCGGGATCTCGCTGGATGCCGTGCGCGAGCAGGTGCAGGACATCATCGGCCAGGGTCAGCAGCAGCCGACCGGCCACATCCCCTTCACCCCGCGCGCCAAGAAGGTGCTCGAGCTGTCCCTGCGCGAAGCGCTGCAGCTCGGCCACAACTACATCGGCACGGAGCACATCCTGCTGGGCCTGATCCGCGAGGGCGAGGGCGTCGCCGCCCAGGTGCTCGTGAAGCTCGGCGCCGACCTCAACAAGGTGCGGCAGCAGGTCATCCAGCTGCTCAGCGGCTACCAGGGCAAGGAGCCCGCCGGGGTGTCCGCCGGTGCCGGCGAGCAGAACCAGCCGGCCGCTCAGGGCGGTTCGGCTGTCCTCGACCAGTTCGGCCGCAACCTCACGCAGGCCGCGCGCGACAACAAGCTCGACCCCGTCATCGGGCGCGAGAAGGAGATCGAGCGCGTGATGCAGATCCTGTCGCGCCGCTCGAAGAACAACCCCGTCCTCATCGGCGAACCCGGCGTCGGCAAGACCGCCGTCGTGGAGGGTCTCGCGCAGGCGATCGTCAAGGGCGATGTACCCGAGACGCTCAAGGACAAGCAGGTCTACTCGCTCGACCTCGGATCGCTCATCGCCGGTTCCCGCTACCGCGGCGACTTCGAGGAGCGTCTGAAGAAGGTCACGAAGGAGATCCGCACCCGCGGCGACATCATCGTCTTCATCGACGAGATCCACACGCTCGTGGGTGCCGGCGCCGCGGAGGGTGCGATCGACGCCGCGTCGATCCTCAAGCCGCTGCTGGCTCGTGGTGAACTCCAGACGATCGGCGCCACGACCCTCGACGAGTACCGCAAGCACTTCGAGAAGGATGCCGCGCTCGAGCGCCGCTTCCAGCCCATCCAGGTGGCCGAGCCGTCGCTCCCGCACGCGATCAACATCCTCAAGGGACTGCGCGACCGCTACGAGGCGCACCACAAGGTGCAGATCACCGACGGCGCCATCGTCGCCGCGGCCAACCTCGCGGATCGGTACATCTCCGACCGCTTCCTGCCCGACAAGGCGATCGACCTGATCGACGAGGCGGGCGCACGCCTGCGTCTGTCGATCCTGTCCAGCCCGCCGGAGCTGCGCGAGTTCGACGAGAAGATCGCCAAGGTCCGCGAGGACAAGGAGCGCGCGAGCGAAGACCAGGACTTCGAGAAGGCCGCATCGCTGCGCGACGAGGAGAAGAGCCTCCTCGCCGAGCGTCTGCGTCTCGAGAAGCAGTGGCGCTCGGGTGACGTCGCCTCGCACGCGGTGGTCGACGAGGGTCTGATCGCGGAGGTGCTCGCCCAGGCGACCGGCATCCCGGTGTTCAAGCTGACCGAGGAAGAGACCAGCCGTCTCATGTTCATGGAGAAGGCGCTGCACCAGCGCGTCATCGGCCAGGAAGAGGCGATCGCGGCGCTGTCCAAGACGATCCGTCGTCAGCGTGCCGGCCTCAAGGACCCGAAGCGTCCGTCGGGCTCGTTCATCTTCGCCGGCCCCACGGGTGTCGGAAAGACCGAGCTCGCCAAGGCGCTCGCGGAGTTCCTGTTCGATGACGAGGGTGCGCTGATCTCGCTCGACATGAGCGAGTACGGCGAGAAGCACACCGTGTCTCGCCTGTTCGGTGCCCCTCCGGGATTCGTCGGCTTCGAAGAGGGCGGCCAGCTCACCGAGAAGGTGCGCCGCAAGCCGTTCTCGGTCGTCTTGTTCGATGAGATCGAGAAGGCCCACCCGGATATCTTCAACTCGCTCCTCCAGATCCTCGAGGAGGGTCGCCTCACCGACGGTCAGGGGCGCGTCGTCGACTTCAAGAACACGGTCATCATCATGACGACCAACCTCGGTTCCTCGGCCATCGCCGGCGGACCCGTCGGGTTCCAGGTCGAGGGCAACGCGCAGACGAGCTACGAGCGGATGAAGGGCAAGGTCGACGAGGAGCTCAAGCGCCACTTCAAGCCCGAGTTCCTCAACCGTCTCGACGACATCATCGTCTTCCCGCAGCTGAGCAAGGACGAGCTCCGCCAGATCGTGGGCCTGTTCACGAAGCGGCTGAGCGAGCGCCTGCTCGACCGTGACATGACGGTGGAGCTGTCGGATGCCGCGAAGGACCGTCTCATCGAGATCGGGTTCGACCCGACGCTGGGTGCACGGCCGCTGCGTCGTGCCATGCAGCGCGAGGTCGAGGACAAGCTCAGCGAGAAGATCCTCCACGGCGAGCTCAACAGCGGCGATCACGTGAAGGTGGGCGCGGAGAACGGACAGTTCACGTTCGAGCACGGCCCGCGCGGCGAGAAGGTCGCGATCGGTGTCGGTGCGGCGGGGGAGATCTCCGCGACGCCCGACATCGCGGCCAGCGCCTGA
- a CDS encoding LacI family DNA-binding transcriptional regulator, whose amino-acid sequence MANITQVAEAAGVSISTVSYALSGKRPVAPDTRRRIEAAVRELGYSPNAGARMLAGRRTQIFALTEPLRADSHAPTHMSFVLATTVAARRHDYDILLLTDEQASAGMGRVASSGLVDAILVLDVGPDDERVPLARSIDTPTIFIGVPDDRDGLVCVDLDFEAAAALAVDRLVDAGHANLGLIGQPAVAYEKSNFPPRLRRSFEARATARGARVAFRTSGDRATNIPATRAAVGEMLDAGVTAVAVHAADDVHHAVLAELAERGLSVPADVSLLSVAASFDTEQLPLPVDVIPLIPEASCDLAVELALQSLTAEPPSAGLHLIAPTYLDRGSIAPPRR is encoded by the coding sequence ATGGCGAACATCACCCAGGTGGCTGAGGCCGCCGGTGTGTCGATCTCCACCGTGTCGTACGCGCTCAGCGGCAAGCGGCCCGTCGCGCCGGATACGCGACGTCGGATCGAAGCGGCCGTGCGCGAACTCGGCTACAGCCCCAACGCGGGCGCCCGGATGCTCGCGGGCCGTCGCACGCAGATCTTCGCCCTCACCGAGCCGCTGCGGGCCGACTCGCACGCCCCGACCCACATGTCGTTCGTGCTCGCGACGACCGTCGCCGCCCGCCGCCACGACTACGACATCCTTCTCCTCACCGACGAGCAGGCTTCGGCCGGGATGGGGCGGGTCGCCTCGAGCGGTCTCGTCGACGCCATCCTCGTGCTCGACGTCGGCCCGGACGACGAGCGCGTGCCCCTCGCTCGATCCATCGACACGCCCACGATCTTCATCGGTGTGCCCGACGACCGCGACGGCCTCGTCTGCGTCGACCTCGACTTCGAGGCCGCAGCGGCCCTCGCGGTCGACCGACTCGTCGACGCCGGCCACGCGAACCTCGGTCTCATCGGGCAGCCCGCCGTCGCCTACGAGAAGTCCAACTTCCCACCGCGCCTCCGCCGCTCGTTCGAGGCGCGCGCCACCGCGCGCGGTGCCCGGGTCGCGTTCCGCACGTCGGGCGACCGCGCGACGAACATCCCCGCCACACGTGCGGCCGTCGGTGAGATGCTCGACGCCGGCGTCACCGCTGTCGCCGTGCACGCGGCCGATGACGTGCACCACGCCGTGCTCGCAGAGCTCGCCGAGCGGGGGCTGAGCGTCCCCGCCGACGTTTCGCTTCTCTCCGTCGCCGCATCGTTCGACACCGAGCAGCTTCCCCTGCCGGTGGATGTCATCCCGCTGATTCCCGAAGCGTCCTGCGACCTCGCGGTCGAGCTGGCGCTGCAGAGCCTGACGGCGGAGCCGCCCTCCGCCGGGCTCCACCTCATCGCACCCACCTACCTCGATCGCGGGTCGATCGCGCCGCCGCGGCGCTGA
- a CDS encoding helix-turn-helix domain-containing protein → MSPADDDELTGIHCRLDELLTARGMTLTRLSEMVGVSVVNLSILKNDRARAIRYSTLSAICRALDCEVGDLLVRAD, encoded by the coding sequence GTGAGCCCGGCCGACGACGACGAGCTCACCGGCATCCACTGTCGCCTCGACGAGCTGCTCACCGCGCGCGGGATGACCCTCACACGGCTGTCGGAGATGGTGGGCGTGTCGGTGGTGAACCTCTCGATCCTCAAGAACGATCGCGCCCGCGCCATCCGCTACTCGACCCTCTCGGCGATCTGCCGCGCCCTCGACTGCGAGGTCGGCGACCTCCTGGTGCGCGCCGACTGA